In one window of Streptomyces griseus subsp. griseus DNA:
- a CDS encoding cold-shock protein, which yields MATGTVKWFNSEKGFGFIEQDGGGADVFAHYSNIATSGFRELQEGQKVSFDVTQGQKGPQAENIVPA from the coding sequence ATGGCCACCGGCACCGTGAAGTGGTTCAACTCGGAAAAGGGCTTCGGCTTCATCGAGCAGGACGGCGGCGGCGCCGACGTCTTCGCCCACTACTCCAACATCGCCACCTCGGGCTTCCGTGAGCTCCAGGAGGGCCAGAAGGTCTCCTTCGACGTCACGCAGGGCCAGAAGGGCCCGCAGGCGGAGAACATCGTCCCGGCCTAA
- a CDS encoding SDR family oxidoreductase, which translates to MGAPDYLPGHGLLAGRTAVVTAAAGAGIGGATARRFLEEGARVVLGDAHARRLEESAHALAEEFGADRVTALTCDVTDEDQVRALFAHAEHAHGGLDIVVNNAGLGGTAELTEMTDGQWTKILDVTLNGTFRCTRAALRSLQAAGTGGVIVNNASVVGWRAQRGQAHYAAAKAGVMALTRCAALEAADYGVRVNAVAPSLAIHPHLAKVTSAELLAELTEKEAFGRYAEPWEIANVIVFLASGYSSYMTGEVVAVSSQHA; encoded by the coding sequence ATGGGCGCACCGGACTACCTGCCGGGCCACGGACTGCTGGCGGGCCGCACCGCCGTCGTCACCGCCGCCGCCGGAGCCGGGATCGGCGGCGCCACCGCCCGCCGCTTCCTGGAGGAGGGCGCACGTGTCGTCCTCGGCGACGCCCACGCCCGGCGGCTCGAAGAGAGCGCGCACGCCCTCGCCGAGGAGTTCGGTGCCGACCGCGTCACCGCTCTGACCTGCGACGTCACCGACGAGGACCAGGTACGGGCCCTCTTCGCCCACGCCGAACACGCCCACGGCGGCCTCGACATCGTCGTCAACAACGCGGGCCTCGGCGGGACCGCCGAACTCACCGAGATGACCGACGGCCAGTGGACGAAGATCCTCGACGTCACCCTCAACGGCACCTTCCGCTGCACCCGCGCCGCCCTGCGCTCCCTCCAGGCCGCCGGCACCGGGGGAGTGATCGTCAACAACGCCTCCGTCGTCGGCTGGCGCGCCCAGCGCGGTCAGGCCCACTACGCCGCCGCCAAAGCCGGTGTCATGGCCCTCACCCGCTGCGCCGCGCTCGAAGCCGCCGACTACGGCGTCCGCGTCAACGCCGTCGCCCCCAGCCTCGCCATCCACCCCCACCTGGCCAAGGTCACCTCCGCCGAACTGCTCGCCGAGCTGACGGAGAAGGAGGCCTTCGGCCGGTACGCCGAGCCCTGGGAGATCGCCAACGTGATCGTCTTCCTGGCCAGCGGCTACTCGTCGTACATGACCGGTGAGGTCGTCGCCGTCAGCAGCCAGCATGCGTGA
- a CDS encoding acetyl-CoA C-acetyltransferase: MAEAYIVEAVRTPVGRRKGGLGAVHPADLGAHVLRELVARAGVDPAAVEDVVFGCLDTVGPQAGDIARTSWLAAGLPEEVPGVTIDRQCGSSQQALHFATQGVLSGTQDLVVAGGTQNMTQIPIAFASRQAAAPLGLTEGPYAGSEGWRARYGDAPVNQFHGAQLIAEKWDISRRDMEEFALTSHRRAVRAIDEGRFTRETVAYGDVTVDEGPRRDTTLAKMAALSPVLPGGTITAACSSQVSDGAAALLIASERAVAEHGLTPRARIHHLSVRGEDPIRMLSAPIPATAYALRKTGLTIDAIDLVEINEAFAPVVLAWLKETGADPERVNVNGGAIALGHPLGATGAKLMTTLLHELERTGGRYGLQTMCEGGGQANVTIVERL, translated from the coding sequence ATGGCCGAGGCCTACATCGTCGAAGCGGTACGGACACCCGTCGGGCGGCGGAAGGGAGGTCTCGGGGCCGTCCACCCCGCCGACCTCGGCGCCCATGTGCTGCGGGAGCTGGTCGCCCGCGCGGGCGTCGACCCGGCGGCCGTGGAGGACGTCGTCTTCGGCTGCCTGGACACCGTCGGACCGCAGGCCGGGGACATCGCCCGTACGTCATGGCTGGCCGCCGGGCTGCCCGAAGAGGTGCCGGGCGTCACCATCGACCGGCAGTGCGGCTCCTCGCAGCAGGCCCTCCACTTCGCGACCCAGGGCGTCCTCTCCGGCACCCAGGACCTGGTGGTGGCGGGCGGCACGCAGAACATGACCCAGATCCCCATCGCCTTCGCCTCCCGCCAGGCCGCCGCACCCCTCGGCCTCACCGAGGGGCCGTACGCGGGCAGCGAGGGCTGGCGCGCCCGGTACGGCGACGCGCCCGTCAACCAGTTCCACGGCGCCCAGCTCATCGCCGAGAAGTGGGACATCAGCCGCCGGGACATGGAGGAGTTCGCCCTCACCTCCCACCGCCGCGCCGTCCGCGCCATCGACGAGGGCCGCTTCACCCGGGAGACCGTCGCGTACGGGGACGTCACCGTGGACGAGGGGCCGCGCCGCGACACCACCCTGGCCAAGATGGCCGCCCTCAGCCCCGTCCTCCCCGGTGGCACCATCACCGCCGCCTGTTCCTCGCAGGTCTCCGACGGGGCCGCCGCCCTGCTCATCGCCTCCGAGCGGGCCGTCGCCGAACACGGCCTCACCCCGCGCGCCCGGATCCACCATCTCTCGGTCCGGGGCGAGGACCCGATCCGCATGCTCTCCGCGCCGATCCCCGCCACCGCGTACGCCCTCAGGAAGACCGGCCTCACCATCGACGCCATCGACCTCGTCGAGATCAACGAGGCCTTCGCCCCGGTCGTCCTCGCCTGGCTGAAGGAGACCGGCGCCGACCCGGAGCGCGTCAACGTCAACGGCGGGGCCATCGCGCTCGGCCACCCGCTCGGCGCGACCGGCGCCAAGCTGATGACCACGCTCCTGCACGAACTGGAACGCACCGGGGGCCGCTACGGGCTCCAGACCATGTGCGAGGGCGGCGGCCAGGCCAACGTCACCATCGTCGAACGCCTCTGA
- a CDS encoding TetR/AcrR family transcriptional regulator: protein MPTKKKPQVTPTPERRGELLATAAEVFAAQGYNATTVRRIADEAGMLAGSLYYHFDSKESMVDEILSTFLDELWQGYDAVLAAGLGPRETIEALVTESFREIDRHRPAVAIYQKESRHLATQPRFAYLTDSQAKFEKLWLSTLERGVAEGAFRDDLDIRLTYRFVRDTVWVAASWYRPGGHHSPEEIARQYLSMVLDGIALRT from the coding sequence GTGCCTACCAAGAAGAAGCCCCAGGTGACCCCCACCCCCGAACGGCGCGGCGAACTCCTCGCCACCGCCGCCGAGGTCTTCGCCGCCCAGGGATACAACGCCACCACCGTCCGCCGCATCGCGGACGAGGCGGGGATGCTCGCCGGCAGCCTCTACTACCACTTCGATTCCAAGGAATCGATGGTCGACGAGATCCTCTCCACCTTCCTCGACGAGCTCTGGCAGGGGTACGACGCCGTCCTGGCCGCCGGACTCGGCCCCCGCGAGACCATCGAGGCACTGGTCACCGAGTCCTTCCGGGAGATCGACCGGCACCGCCCCGCCGTCGCGATCTACCAGAAGGAGTCCAGGCACCTCGCCACCCAGCCCCGCTTCGCCTACCTCACCGACTCGCAGGCGAAGTTCGAGAAGCTCTGGCTCTCCACCCTGGAACGCGGCGTCGCCGAAGGCGCCTTCCGCGACGACCTGGACATCCGCCTGACCTACCGCTTCGTCCGCGACACCGTCTGGGTCGCGGCCTCCTGGTACCGGCCCGGCGGACACCACAGCCCCGAAGAGATCGCCCGCCAGTACCTGTCGATGGTGCTGGACGGGATCGCCCTGCGCACCTAG